The Pedobacter frigiditerrae genomic sequence CTACAAACTGTTGGCGTAAAATCAATTGATGAATTGATTGAACAAACCGTTCCTCAAAAGATAAGGTTAAAACAACCTTTAAACTTACCAAAAGCAAAGTCTGAAATAGAATATTTAACAAGCTTAAAACAAACAGCTTCGTTAAACAAGGTTTTCAAATCTTACATTGGTCAAGGTTATTATGACACCTTAACCCCTGGTGTAATTTTACGTAACGTAATGGAAAACCCAGGATGGTATACGCAATACACGCCATATCAAGCAGAAATTGCGCAAGGTCGTTTGCAAGCTTTGTTAAATTTCCAAACCATGGTTATCGATTTAACTGGAATGGAAATTGCCAATGCATCTTTATTAGATGAAGGTACAGCAGCTGCTGAAGCTATGTTTATGCAATACAGCTTGCGTAAAGACCAAAAAGCCACTAAATATTTTGTGTCTGACTTGGTATTTGCTCAAACCATAGACATTTTAAAAACTCGTGCCAATCCATTCGGTATAGAATTGGTAGTTGGCAACCACCAAGAATTTACTGCTACTGAAGAATTTTTCGGTGCAATAGTGCAATATCCAGCAGGTAACGGAGAAGTATTTGACTATACAACTTTCGCTACCGAACTACACGCTAAAAACATCAAATTAACTGTTATTGCCGATTTATTGAGCCTAACCTTATTAACTCCTCCAGGAGAATGGGGAGCTGATGTTGTGGTAGGTACTACGCAACGTTTTGGCGTACCTATGGGATTTGGCGGTCCTCATGCAGCTTATTTTGCAACCAAAGACGAGTACAAACGCTCAATCCCTGGCCGTATTATCGGTGTAACTATAGATAGCAATAACAACTACGCTTTACGTATGGCTTTGCAAACTCGCGAGCAACACATCCGTAGAGACAAAGCAACTTCAAATATCTGTACAGCCCAAGCTTTATTAGCAATTATGGCTGGTTTTTATGCAGTTTACCATGGTCCAAAAGGATTAAAGTTAATTGCAGAACGCACCCACGGATTAGCAGTTACTTTAGCAGAATCTTTAACGGAAGCTGGTTATAACGTTTTAAGCAAATCTTATTTCGATACGATTCAATTAGATTTAGGCGATTTAACAGGGTCTATCCACAAAGAATGTTTAGATAATAACATCAACCTAAATTATAACGGAAACTTAGTAAGCATCGCTTTAGATGAAACTGTTTCTTACGAGGATGTTAAATTACTAGTTCGCATTTTCTCTAAAGTAAAAGGCATCTCTTCAGATAACTTAACAATTGCAGAAAATGTTGAAACTACAATTCCTGCAAACTTACAACGTACTTCCGCTTATTTAACACACCAAATTTTCAATGCTCACCATTCAGAGCATGAAATGTTGCGTTACATCAAATCATTAGAAACCAAAGACCTTTCACTTTGTCATTCTATGATTGCCTTAGGTTCATGTACCATGAAATTAAATGCGACCAGCGAAATGATTCCTGTTACTTGGCCAGAGTTTGGTAAAGTGCATCCATTTGCACCAGCCGACCAAGTTTTAGGTTATTATACCGTATTTGATGAATTAGACAAATGGTTAAGTGAAATTACTGGTTTTGCCGCAATGAGCTTACAACCAAATGCTGGTGCTCAAGGTGAATATGCTGGCTTAATGGTTATTAGAGCTTATCATCAAGATAGAGGCGACCACCACCGTAACATTGCATTAATTCCTGCATCGGCTCACGGTACAAATCCAGCTTCTGCAGCAATGGCGGGTATGAAGATTATTGTAGTTAAATCTTTAGAAAATGGAAACATTGATGTTGAAGATTTAAAGGCCAAAGCTGCAGAACATGCAGAAAACCTTTCTTGTTTGATGGTAACTTATCCATCAACTCACGGTGTATTCGAAGAAAGCATCATCGACATTTGTGAAACTATACACCAATACGGCGGACAAGTATACATGGATGGCGCTAACATGAATGCACAAGTTGGTTTAACAAGCCCTGCAAATATTGGCGCAGACGTTTGTCACTTAAACTTGCACAAAACATTCTGTATTCCACATGGTGGAGGTGGTCCTGGAATGGGCCCAATTGGCGTAGCTGCTCACTTAGTAAAATACTTACCTGGTCACGCGGTTGTTGATATTAATAACGAAAAATCTATCCCAGCTGTTTCTTCAGCTCCTTGGGGTTCTGCTTCAATTTTAATTATCTCTCACGCGTACATCGCCATGATGGGTGGCGAAGGTTTAACAGATGCTACTAAATATGCAATTCTAAACGCCAACTATATGAAAGCTCGTTTAGAAGCACATTATCCAGTGTTATATTCTGGCGCTCAAGGTCGTTGTGCTCACGAAATGATTTTAGATTGTAGAGGTTTCAAAAACTTCGGTATCGAAGTGGTAGATATTGCAAAACGTTTAATGGATTATGGTTTCCACGCACCAACAGTTTCTTTCCCAGTTGCTGGAACGCTGATGGTAGAGCCAACAGAAAGCGAGCCTAAACACGAGTTAGACCGTTTTTGCGATGCCTTAATAGCCATTAGAAATGAAATTTCCTCAGTAGAAAGTGGAAGCTTTGATAAGGTAGATAATCCGCTTAAAAATGCACCACATACTTCTGCTGTTGTAACGGCAAATGATTGGAAACATAGCTACAGCCGTCAAACTGCTGCTTTCCCATTGCCTTATGTGGCTGCTTATAAATTCTGGCCATCAGTTGGTAGAGTAAATGACAGTCATGGAGATAGGTCTTTAATCTGTGCTTGCCCTCCTTTAGAAAGCTACATGGAAGAAGAAGCGATGGCATAGGGTTTTACAACTGTAGATTTTTGATTTATCCCACAGGGATGCCTTTTTGGCACGATTGCCTTTATAGTTTGTCATCCTAACTTGTGCCGATTTTACATCGGTAGCTTGTCGAAGGACTTGCAAAAAATAAATACTAATAGCTCGAACAAATGTTCGGGCTATTTTTTTGAAAAGCAATTTCATTGTTTCATTTTAATATTAATTCACCTGCACGCCTTATTCTACCGATGAAGAATCTGGCTACCTGTTCTCTATCTTCAGGTTTAGAAAACAAAAAGCTGTGCAACATACAAATAACTTTAGGACAAGAAAGATACCCAAATAAAAGGCTGCATTTACTTCTACGGCACAATTGTAAAACAAACTCAAAATGCAAATCATAAATTTTTAAGCAAATTTACTCCAACAAAAGATATTATATTTAACAATTAAAAAATGAAATGTTAGCACATGATAACTTTTAGCTAAAGACTTTAAATACCCTTACAAATTAAACTTTTAGATGAAACTAAAAATCACCTCAATCCTATTGCTAGCCGTTGTTGCTAGCTTCACATTTTTTGCTTTTACACCAAAAGCAGATGTTTACATAGTAGATGTAACTAAATCTACTGTCTCTTGGGATGCAAAAAAAGTAGGTGGTGGTCATAATGGTGCTATTAATCTAACTTCGGGTTCATTATCTTTTAACGGGAAAATATTAACTGATGGTGGTTTCATAGCTAACATGACTACAATTAAAGATGCTGACAAAAGTGCTGGTTTAGAAAAACATCTAAAGGCTCCTGATTTTTTTGGTGTCGAAAAATTTCCTTTTTCTAAGTTTGTTATTAAAAAAATACAAGACTCTGGTACAATCTTAAATATTACGGGAGATTTAACAATTAAAGGGATAACCAATTCCATAACATTTCCTGCTAACATTATATGGAATGCAGATAAAACTGTTACTGCTACAGCAGATAAAATTATTATTGACAGAACTAAGTTTGATATTAAATATAAATCGAAATCCTTTTTTCCAGAACTTGCAAACAGTTTTATAGATGATGAATTTACTTTAGCTATAAAAATAGTAGCTAAAAAATAACTCTTCTTAAAATACATATCGAAAATATCACTTTTTAACCCTTGGCCGGTGTCTTCACCAGTCAAATAATATAAATAGCTCGGACAAATGTTCGGGCTTTTTTAGCTCTTTGTCATCCGATAGCTATCGGATCTGAGCATCGCGAAGAATCTCTAAAGATAAATGGTTTAAAATCACATCTTCTTTTGAAAAGCAGTTTCAGTGTTTCATA encodes the following:
- the gcvP gene encoding aminomethyl-transferring glycine dehydrogenase, coding for MSLNIHYQEDFQDRHIAPNAEDTAAMLQTVGVKSIDELIEQTVPQKIRLKQPLNLPKAKSEIEYLTSLKQTASLNKVFKSYIGQGYYDTLTPGVILRNVMENPGWYTQYTPYQAEIAQGRLQALLNFQTMVIDLTGMEIANASLLDEGTAAAEAMFMQYSLRKDQKATKYFVSDLVFAQTIDILKTRANPFGIELVVGNHQEFTATEEFFGAIVQYPAGNGEVFDYTTFATELHAKNIKLTVIADLLSLTLLTPPGEWGADVVVGTTQRFGVPMGFGGPHAAYFATKDEYKRSIPGRIIGVTIDSNNNYALRMALQTREQHIRRDKATSNICTAQALLAIMAGFYAVYHGPKGLKLIAERTHGLAVTLAESLTEAGYNVLSKSYFDTIQLDLGDLTGSIHKECLDNNINLNYNGNLVSIALDETVSYEDVKLLVRIFSKVKGISSDNLTIAENVETTIPANLQRTSAYLTHQIFNAHHSEHEMLRYIKSLETKDLSLCHSMIALGSCTMKLNATSEMIPVTWPEFGKVHPFAPADQVLGYYTVFDELDKWLSEITGFAAMSLQPNAGAQGEYAGLMVIRAYHQDRGDHHRNIALIPASAHGTNPASAAMAGMKIIVVKSLENGNIDVEDLKAKAAEHAENLSCLMVTYPSTHGVFEESIIDICETIHQYGGQVYMDGANMNAQVGLTSPANIGADVCHLNLHKTFCIPHGGGGPGMGPIGVAAHLVKYLPGHAVVDINNEKSIPAVSSAPWGSASILIISHAYIAMMGGEGLTDATKYAILNANYMKARLEAHYPVLYSGAQGRCAHEMILDCRGFKNFGIEVVDIAKRLMDYGFHAPTVSFPVAGTLMVEPTESEPKHELDRFCDALIAIRNEISSVESGSFDKVDNPLKNAPHTSAVVTANDWKHSYSRQTAAFPLPYVAAYKFWPSVGRVNDSHGDRSLICACPPLESYMEEEAMA
- a CDS encoding YceI family protein — its product is MKLKITSILLLAVVASFTFFAFTPKADVYIVDVTKSTVSWDAKKVGGGHNGAINLTSGSLSFNGKILTDGGFIANMTTIKDADKSAGLEKHLKAPDFFGVEKFPFSKFVIKKIQDSGTILNITGDLTIKGITNSITFPANIIWNADKTVTATADKIIIDRTKFDIKYKSKSFFPELANSFIDDEFTLAIKIVAKK